The Niastella koreensis GR20-10 genome includes a window with the following:
- a CDS encoding response regulator produces the protein MSSPANNSKIDIVLCEDNADDAELTIRALAKQGLSNSLIHVKDGEELLQYVFCYGPYVSRNAANQPRLIILDLKMPKVDGLDVIRKLKSDKRSCMIPVVLLTSSKEEKDIMESYALGVNSYIVKPVEFEGYVEAVSTMGLYWLILNQPYQS, from the coding sequence ATGAGTTCACCAGCAAACAATTCAAAAATTGATATTGTACTATGTGAAGATAATGCTGACGATGCTGAGCTAACCATCCGGGCCCTTGCCAAACAAGGGCTGTCAAACTCCCTGATCCATGTAAAGGATGGGGAAGAATTGTTGCAGTATGTTTTCTGTTACGGACCGTATGTGAGCCGCAATGCCGCCAACCAGCCCCGGCTCATTATCCTGGACCTGAAAATGCCTAAGGTAGACGGGCTGGATGTGATCAGGAAGCTGAAATCGGACAAACGTTCCTGTATGATCCCGGTTGTACTGCTAACCTCGTCAAAAGAAGAAAAAGATATAATGGAAAGTTATGCGCTCGGCGTAAACAGTTATATCGTAAAACCCGTAGAATTTGAAGGATACGTAGAGGCTGTAAGCACCATGGGCCTTTACTGGTTAATATTAAATCAACCCTATCAATCGTAA
- a CDS encoding response regulator, with the protein MVKQAEDHILIVDDKVNNIYALEQILGQPGRNLISATNGNEALKVALNQEIDLIILDVQMPGMDGFEVAQILKSNKRTSETPIIFVTAELKEHRFVMKGFEEGAIDYLYKPLNPEVTEAKVSVLLQLHRQQRELMEKNQALENYALLINNSADLICIINADTFRFEEVNEAAFPLLGYTVPEMKNATLLDYLSEEGQIKVRELACVYQPSFSFEVLMFTKSGEHRYVSWNIAHKHSLWFANGRDITRQKKADFEIKQLNLNLERNIAQLQLTNKELESFSYSVSHDLRAPLRSINGYAQMIQDDHAQSFNDESLRMFNVIRKNATKMGALIDDLLAFSRMGRKEVKRVPIDFNKLVEPIITELKQTAPASTQITVHRLPGTQGDPVLLLQVYINLISNAIKYSAKKEKSVIELGAEARDDEFVYFVKDNGAGFDMQYAHKLFGVFQRLHGNDEFEGTGVGLAIVQRIVVKHGGKVWAEGKINEGATFYFSLPRTYNDL; encoded by the coding sequence ATGGTAAAACAGGCGGAGGACCATATATTGATCGTAGACGATAAGGTAAACAATATTTATGCGCTGGAACAGATCCTGGGCCAGCCGGGGCGTAACCTCATCAGCGCCACCAACGGCAACGAGGCCCTGAAAGTGGCCCTGAACCAGGAAATTGACCTGATTATCCTCGATGTGCAAATGCCCGGGATGGACGGGTTTGAGGTGGCGCAGATCCTGAAATCGAACAAGCGTACCAGCGAAACGCCCATCATCTTTGTTACTGCCGAATTAAAAGAGCACCGGTTTGTAATGAAGGGGTTTGAAGAAGGCGCCATCGATTACCTGTACAAACCACTCAATCCCGAAGTTACCGAAGCGAAAGTATCAGTACTGTTGCAATTGCACCGCCAGCAACGCGAACTGATGGAGAAGAACCAGGCGCTGGAAAATTATGCCCTGCTCATTAACAATTCCGCCGATCTTATTTGCATTATCAATGCCGATACCTTCCGGTTTGAAGAGGTGAACGAAGCGGCCTTCCCGCTGCTGGGCTACACGGTGCCCGAAATGAAGAATGCTACCCTGCTTGATTATTTATCCGAAGAAGGGCAGATAAAAGTGAGGGAACTTGCCTGTGTATACCAGCCCTCGTTTTCCTTTGAAGTGTTGATGTTTACGAAGAGCGGTGAGCACCGGTATGTTAGCTGGAACATTGCGCATAAGCATAGTTTATGGTTTGCCAATGGCCGCGACATCACCCGGCAAAAGAAAGCCGATTTTGAAATAAAACAACTGAACTTAAACCTGGAAAGGAATATTGCCCAGCTGCAACTGACCAATAAAGAGCTGGAATCATTTTCGTATTCCGTGTCGCACGACCTGCGGGCGCCCCTTCGCAGTATCAATGGCTATGCCCAGATGATCCAGGACGACCATGCGCAATCATTTAACGACGAATCCTTACGCATGTTCAATGTGATCAGGAAGAACGCCACAAAAATGGGCGCCCTCATCGACGACCTGCTGGCATTCAGCCGCATGGGCCGGAAGGAAGTTAAGCGGGTACCTATCGATTTCAACAAACTGGTAGAACCGATTATAACGGAATTGAAGCAAACCGCACCTGCCAGCACACAAATAACCGTACATCGTTTGCCCGGCACGCAAGGCGACCCGGTGCTTTTGTTGCAGGTCTACATCAATCTTATTTCCAATGCCATTAAATATTCCGCCAAAAAAGAAAAATCCGTCATTGAATTAGGTGCTGAAGCAAGGGACGATGAGTTTGTTTATTTTGTGAAAGACAACGGGGCCGGATTTGATATGCAGTATGCGCACAAATTATTCGGCGTGTTTCAACGGTTGCATGGCAATGATGAGTTTGAAGGCACCGGGGTGGGACTGGCCATTGTACAACGGATAGTTGTTAAACATGGCGGCAAAGTGTGGGCGGAAGGAAAGATCAATGAGGGCGCTACTTTTTACTTTTCATTACCCAGGACCTATAACGACCTATAA
- a CDS encoding chemotaxis protein CheB, translating into MKIEAIKSYDAIVIGASAGGLYVMIRILKLLPANFSKPVIVVQHRSRDERSLLEEVLQQKCQVKIKQADEKEPIKPGTVYFAPPDYHLLIERDGTFSLSCDAPVNYSRPSIDVLFETAADVYKERLLAIVLTGANKDGSHGIKKIAGMGGTTIAQAPETADYPEMPKAAIRTGSVQQVLDPEAIGQYLLDTMKN; encoded by the coding sequence TTGAAAATAGAAGCCATTAAATCGTATGACGCCATTGTGATAGGAGCTTCGGCCGGCGGGTTATATGTAATGATCCGCATTTTGAAACTGTTACCGGCAAATTTCAGCAAACCGGTAATAGTGGTACAGCACCGGTCGCGCGATGAACGCTCTTTACTGGAAGAAGTGTTGCAGCAGAAGTGCCAGGTGAAAATAAAACAGGCAGATGAAAAAGAACCGATAAAACCGGGCACCGTTTATTTTGCACCGCCCGATTATCACCTGCTGATTGAACGGGACGGCACTTTTTCATTAAGCTGCGATGCACCGGTGAATTACAGCCGCCCTTCGATAGATGTGTTGTTTGAAACAGCGGCGGATGTATATAAAGAAAGACTGCTGGCCATTGTCCTTACCGGGGCGAATAAAGACGGATCGCATGGCATAAAAAAGATCGCCGGTATGGGCGGAACTACCATTGCCCAGGCGCCTGAAACAGCGGATTATCCGGAGATGCCAAAGGCTGCCATCCGTACCGGTTCTGTGCAACAGGTGTTGGACCCCGAGGCCATTGGGCAATATTTATTGGACACTATGAAAAATTAA